In the Gopherus flavomarginatus isolate rGopFla2 chromosome 6, rGopFla2.mat.asm, whole genome shotgun sequence genome, one interval contains:
- the TAF6L gene encoding TAF6-like RNA polymerase II p300/CBP-associated factor-associated factor 65 kDa subunit 6L isoform X1 yields the protein MSEREERRFVELPRESVRLMAESAGLELTDEVAALLAEDVCYRLREAAQNSAQFMKHTKRRKLTVEDFNRALRWSNVEVVCGYGSQDPLPFRAIKEGELYFQEDREINLVELALATNLPKGCAETAVRVHVSYLDGKGNLEPQGAVPSAVSTLSDDLLKYYQHVTRAVLGDDPQLMKVALQDLQTNSKIAALLPYFVYVVSGVKSVSHDLEQLNRLLHIAKSLIQNPYLCLGSYVKSLIASVMYCVLEPLAASINPLNDHWTLRDYAAMLLSHIFWTHGDLVSGLYHQILLSLQKVLADPVRPLCSHYGAVVGLHALGWKAVERVLYPHLSTYWANLQAVLDDYSVSNAQVKADGHKVYGAILLFLCQVAVERLLKMKAQSVSAQGDRPCRDGCRRESSPWLSPLQDPQVEFSFGIASHLLQLGSGGPQLGTGISADPPTVSLHETYRELYDFFGDSLATRFGTGSGLQAADLTPPGPKVLDTKKEQPAFGTGDVVRKMPQLTANATVSPREEESPRADYPPGRSALHRSASVPRSRSTSRQQGHRPGVRDVFQKCRFSPQGPPRFSFLIAGRQVGRRCQGRLFQTCFPQHHGPSHISRYAQKLPMIGRTSKPVKKWAHSEYSLYLPL from the exons ATGTCCGAGCGCGAGGAGCGGCGCTTCGTGGAGCTGCCGCGCGAGTCCGTGCGGCTGATGGCGGAGAGCGCGGGGCTGGAGCTGACGGACGAGGTGGCCGCGCTGCTGGCCGAGGACGTGTGTTACCGCCTGCGGGAGGCCGCCCAG AACAGCGCCCAGTTCATGAAACACACCAAGCGCCGAAAACTGACGGTGGAGGATTTCAACCGGGCCCTTCGCTGGAGCAACGTGGAG GTGGTGTGCGGCTATGGCTCCCAGGACCCCCTTCCCTTCCGTGCTATAAAGGAAGGGGAGCTCTACTTCCAGGAGGACCGTGAGATCAATCTGGTAGAGCTTGCCCTGGCCACCAACCTCCCCAAGGGCTGTGCGGAGACAGCAGTGAGAG TTCACGTCTCTTACCTGGATGGAAAAGGAAATCTGGAACCGCAGGGAGCTG TGCCCAGTGCTGTCTCCACACTCTCAGATGACCTGCTGAAGTACTACCAGCATGTGACCCGAGCTGTGCTTGGGGATGACCCGCAGCTAATGAAG GTTGCCCTCCAGGACCTGCAGACGAACTCGAAGATCGCAGCCCTGCTGCCCTACTTTGTCTATGTGGTCAGCGGG GTGAAGTCCGTCAGCCatgacctggagcagctgaacCGCCTGCTGCACATTGCCAAGAGCCTCATCCAGAATCCCTACCTGTGCTTGGGCTCCTATGTCAAGAGCCTGATAGCCAGCGTCATGTACTGCGTGCTGGAGCCACTTGCCGCATCGATCAACCCCCTCAATGACCATTGGACGCTCCGGGACTACGCTGCCATGCTCCTGAGCCACATCTTCTG GACGCATGGCGACCTCGTCAGTGGCCTGTACCACCAGATCTTATTGTCCCTCCAGAAGGTGCTGGCTGATCCAGTGCGCCCGCTTTGCTCTCATTATGGGGCAGTGGTTGGGCTGCATGCCCTGGGGTGGAAG GCTGTGGAGCGAGTCCTGTACCCCCATCTCTCCACCTACTGGGCGAACCTGCAAGCTGTGCTGGATGACTACTCTGTCTCCAATGCTCAGGTGAAGGCTGATGGGCACAAGGTGTACGGTGCCATCCTG CTCTTCCTTTGCCAGGTGGCAGTGGAGCGCTTGCTGAAGATGAAGGCGCAGTCAGTATCCGCCCAGGGGGACAGACCATGTAGGGATGGGTGCCGTCGGGAGAGCTCTCCCTGGCTCAGCCCCCTGCAAGATCCCCAAGTGGAGTTCAGCTTTGGCATCGCCAGccacctgctgcagctgggcagtgggggcccccagctGGGCACTGGCATCTCTGCTGACCCTCCCACTGTCTCCCTGCACGAGACCTACCGGGAGCTCTACGACTTCTTTGGAGACAGCCTGGCCACCCGCTTTGGCACGGGCTCAGGGCTGCAAGCAGCTGACCTGACACCTCCCGGCCCCAAGGTCTTGGACACCAAGAAAGAGCAGCCAGCCTTCGGCACAGGGGATGTGGTGCGCAAGATGCCCCAGCTGACAGCCAATGCCACAGTGAGTCCCCGGGAGGAGGAGAGCCCCCGAGCAGACTACCCACCAGGCAGGTCAGCCCTCCATCGCTCGGCCAGCGTGCCCCGCTCTCGTAGCACATCACGCCAGCAGGGCCACCGGCCCGGGGTCCGTGACGTTTTCCAGAAATGCCGCTTCTCCCCCCAGGGGCCACCCCGCTTCAGCTTTTTGATTGCTGGGCGGCAGGTGGGCCGGCGGTGCCAGGGCCGACTGTTCCAGACCTGCTTCCCCCAGCACCACGGCCCTAGCCACATTTCCCGCTATGCCCAGAAGCTGCCCATGATCGGCAGGACCAGTAAGCCTGTGAAGAAGTGGGCCCACTCAGAGTACTCCCTTTACCTGCCTCTCTGA
- the TAF6L gene encoding TAF6-like RNA polymerase II p300/CBP-associated factor-associated factor 65 kDa subunit 6L isoform X2: MSEREERRFVELPRESVRLMAESAGLELTDEVAALLAEDVCYRLREAAQNSAQFMKHTKRRKLTVEDFNRALRWSNVEVVCGYGSQDPLPFRAIKEGELYFQEDREINLVELALATNLPKGCAETAVRVHVSYLDGKGNLEPQGAVPSAVSTLSDDLLKYYQHVTRAVLGDDPQLMKVALQDLQTNSKIAALLPYFVYVVSGVKSVSHDLEQLNRLLHIAKSLIQNPYLCLGSYVKSLIASVMYCVLEPLAASINPLNDHWTLRDYAAMLLSHIFWTHGDLVSGLYHQILLSLQKVLADPVRPLCSHYGAVVGLHALGWKAVERVLYPHLSTYWANLQAVLDDYSVSNAQVKADGHKVYGAILVAVERLLKMKAQSVSAQGDRPCRDGCRRESSPWLSPLQDPQVEFSFGIASHLLQLGSGGPQLGTGISADPPTVSLHETYRELYDFFGDSLATRFGTGSGLQAADLTPPGPKVLDTKKEQPAFGTGDVVRKMPQLTANATVSPREEESPRADYPPGRSALHRSASVPRSRSTSRQQGHRPGVRDVFQKCRFSPQGPPRFSFLIAGRQVGRRCQGRLFQTCFPQHHGPSHISRYAQKLPMIGRTSKPVKKWAHSEYSLYLPL, from the exons ATGTCCGAGCGCGAGGAGCGGCGCTTCGTGGAGCTGCCGCGCGAGTCCGTGCGGCTGATGGCGGAGAGCGCGGGGCTGGAGCTGACGGACGAGGTGGCCGCGCTGCTGGCCGAGGACGTGTGTTACCGCCTGCGGGAGGCCGCCCAG AACAGCGCCCAGTTCATGAAACACACCAAGCGCCGAAAACTGACGGTGGAGGATTTCAACCGGGCCCTTCGCTGGAGCAACGTGGAG GTGGTGTGCGGCTATGGCTCCCAGGACCCCCTTCCCTTCCGTGCTATAAAGGAAGGGGAGCTCTACTTCCAGGAGGACCGTGAGATCAATCTGGTAGAGCTTGCCCTGGCCACCAACCTCCCCAAGGGCTGTGCGGAGACAGCAGTGAGAG TTCACGTCTCTTACCTGGATGGAAAAGGAAATCTGGAACCGCAGGGAGCTG TGCCCAGTGCTGTCTCCACACTCTCAGATGACCTGCTGAAGTACTACCAGCATGTGACCCGAGCTGTGCTTGGGGATGACCCGCAGCTAATGAAG GTTGCCCTCCAGGACCTGCAGACGAACTCGAAGATCGCAGCCCTGCTGCCCTACTTTGTCTATGTGGTCAGCGGG GTGAAGTCCGTCAGCCatgacctggagcagctgaacCGCCTGCTGCACATTGCCAAGAGCCTCATCCAGAATCCCTACCTGTGCTTGGGCTCCTATGTCAAGAGCCTGATAGCCAGCGTCATGTACTGCGTGCTGGAGCCACTTGCCGCATCGATCAACCCCCTCAATGACCATTGGACGCTCCGGGACTACGCTGCCATGCTCCTGAGCCACATCTTCTG GACGCATGGCGACCTCGTCAGTGGCCTGTACCACCAGATCTTATTGTCCCTCCAGAAGGTGCTGGCTGATCCAGTGCGCCCGCTTTGCTCTCATTATGGGGCAGTGGTTGGGCTGCATGCCCTGGGGTGGAAG GCTGTGGAGCGAGTCCTGTACCCCCATCTCTCCACCTACTGGGCGAACCTGCAAGCTGTGCTGGATGACTACTCTGTCTCCAATGCTCAGGTGAAGGCTGATGGGCACAAGGTGTACGGTGCCATCCTG GTGGCAGTGGAGCGCTTGCTGAAGATGAAGGCGCAGTCAGTATCCGCCCAGGGGGACAGACCATGTAGGGATGGGTGCCGTCGGGAGAGCTCTCCCTGGCTCAGCCCCCTGCAAGATCCCCAAGTGGAGTTCAGCTTTGGCATCGCCAGccacctgctgcagctgggcagtgggggcccccagctGGGCACTGGCATCTCTGCTGACCCTCCCACTGTCTCCCTGCACGAGACCTACCGGGAGCTCTACGACTTCTTTGGAGACAGCCTGGCCACCCGCTTTGGCACGGGCTCAGGGCTGCAAGCAGCTGACCTGACACCTCCCGGCCCCAAGGTCTTGGACACCAAGAAAGAGCAGCCAGCCTTCGGCACAGGGGATGTGGTGCGCAAGATGCCCCAGCTGACAGCCAATGCCACAGTGAGTCCCCGGGAGGAGGAGAGCCCCCGAGCAGACTACCCACCAGGCAGGTCAGCCCTCCATCGCTCGGCCAGCGTGCCCCGCTCTCGTAGCACATCACGCCAGCAGGGCCACCGGCCCGGGGTCCGTGACGTTTTCCAGAAATGCCGCTTCTCCCCCCAGGGGCCACCCCGCTTCAGCTTTTTGATTGCTGGGCGGCAGGTGGGCCGGCGGTGCCAGGGCCGACTGTTCCAGACCTGCTTCCCCCAGCACCACGGCCCTAGCCACATTTCCCGCTATGCCCAGAAGCTGCCCATGATCGGCAGGACCAGTAAGCCTGTGAAGAAGTGGGCCCACTCAGAGTACTCCCTTTACCTGCCTCTCTGA
- the TUT1 gene encoding speckle targeted PIP5K1A-regulated poly(A) polymerase isoform X1 has product MGTDGPRPAEVIVASCHFRQERSLDGALPVEVLPEPSLQDHLQGKKHQRLESLRAKRQDQELRSVFVSGFHKGTSAPELSEYFQAFGGVASVVMDKDKGVYAIVELQDQEVMEKVLAQPEHCLGGQRLRVKPREKKEFKYMPPKKQGSAHHVQLSPEKLVQALCQADDVDAQMSQLVQLFELSESERRLRHLLVTLFQEVFSEFFPECAILPFGSSVNGFDIHGCDLDLFLDLEKTKTFQANAKEPQGAQAEKGAGPDSDSEDSILSDIDLTTATVPEVLELVAAVLRKCVPGVHSVQVVHSARRPVVKFCHKDSGLLGDISINNRLALCNTRFLQLCTEADERVRPLVYTLRYWAKQQALAGNRFGGGPLLNNYALTLLVLFFLQTRSPPALPTLAQLRELTEDKDQAIVDGWDCSFPQDMSRLEPSANTESLCSLLAEFFRVFGDHDFAGCVILLQEGRALPLPSFLLSEVGAKFKLGPFNVQDPFELSHNVAANVNEKIAQRFQHCCRDGAKYCRSLQYQRKSSKGKAWGLVRLFQPGVLEAEELGPDGLLITIPFMLMALSPGSRQQLCQARDFRRCWFDKVCAAITFVLKDVLKCSCVGPAGEPLGQEPTEQSGGEQPRSDERGSLAVSPAKKRPRVEGPVPEEEEESVSWSCAVWHRVWMGRRRVRRQLRHLGSPQPDTEQEAGSLEVEEKVSEAIIQQAEESLGAEPLLRFTACARVGGGQEDTRTLLYFTPAPQQGPLFQDFYHFLQGFLPRMVERYVGRAAWGRQ; this is encoded by the exons ATGGGAACGGACGGACCACGTCCGGCGGAAGTTATAGTGGCGTCATGCCACTTCCGGCAGGAACGATCGCTCGATGGGGCACTTCCGGTGGAAGTGCTTCCTG agcccagcctacAAGATCATCTGCAGGGAAAGAAGCACCAGCGGCTGGAGAGCTTACGTGCCAAACGTCAAGACCAGGAGCTGCGCAGTGTCTTTGTCAGTGGCTTCCACAAGGGTACATCAGCCCCTGAGCTGAGTGAGTACTTCCAGGCCTTTGGGGGCGTGGCCAGTGTGGTGATGGATAAAGACAAG GGGGTCTATGCTatagtggagctgcaggaccaggagGTGATGGAGAAGGTGCTGGCCCAGCCGGAGCATTGCCTGGGGGGGCAGCGGCTGCGGGTGAAGCCCCGGGAGAAGAAGGAATTCAAGTACATGCCTCCCAAGAAGCAGGGATCTGCACATCATGTACAACTGAGTCCTGAAAAGCTGGTCCAGGCACTGTGCCAGGCTGATGAT GTGGATGCCCAGATGTCACAGCTGGTGCAGCTGTTTGAGCTCTCTGAGAGCGAGAGGCGGCTGCGACACCTACTGGTCACCCTGTTCCAGGAGGTTTTCTCAGAGTTCTTCCCTG AGTGCGCCATCCTCCCGTTTGGCTCATCGGTGAATGGATTTGACATCCATGGCTGCGACCTGGATTTGTTCCTGGACCTggagaaaacaaaaaccttccaggCAAATGCAAAGGAACCCCAGGGGGCACAG GCCGAGAAAGGAGCAGGGCCAGACTCTGACTCAGAGGACTCCATCCTGAGTGACATTGATCTGACAACAGCGACGGTGCCCGAGGTGCTGGAGCTGGTGGCAGCTGTGCTACGGAAGTGCGTACCGGGTGTGCACAGTGTCCAGGTGGTGCACAGTGCCCGCCGCCCTGTTGTCAAGTTCTGCCACAAGGACTCGGGGCTGCTGGGAGACATCTCCATCAACAACAG GCTGGCTCTCTGCAATACGCGCTTCCTACAGCTCTGTACAGAGGCTGATGAGCGGGTGCGGCCCCTGGTCTACACGCTGCGCTACTGGGCCAAGCAGCAGGCCCTGGCAG GAAACCGCTTTGGGGGCGGCCCCCTCCTCAACAACTATGCACTGACCCTGCTGGTGCTGTTCTTCCTGCAGACGCGCAGCCCCCCGGCCTTGCCCACACTGGCCCAGCTCAGGGAGCTGACAG AGGATAAGGATCAGGCCATTGTGGACGGCTGGGATTGCAGCTTCCCCCAGGACATGTCGCGGCTGGAGCCCAGCGCCAACACGGAGAGTCTGT GTTCCCTCCTGGCTGAATTCTTCCGGGTCTTTGGGGACCATGACTTTGCCGGCTGCGTGATCTTGCTGCAGGAGGGTCGggcgctgcccctgcccagcttCCTGCTCTCAGAGGTGGGTGCCAAATTCAAGCTGGGTCCCTTCAACGTGCAGGACCCCTTCGAGCTGAGCCACAACGTGGCAGCCAACGTCAATGAGAAGATAGCGCAGCGGTTCCAGCACTGCTGCCGGGACGGGGCCAAGTACTGCCGCAGCCTGCAGTACCAGCGCAAATCCAGCAAGGGCAAGGCCTGGGGGCTGGTGCGGCTCTTCCAGCCAGGGGTGCtggaggctgaggagctgggccctGATGGGCTCCTCATCACCATCCCCTTCATGCTGATGGCGCTCTCCCCTGGGAGCCGGCAACAGCTGTGCCAGGCCAGGGACTTCCGGCGCTGCTGGTTTGACAAGGTGTGTGCCGCCATCACCTTCGTGCTGAAGGATGTGCTTAAGTGCAGCTGCGTGGGGCCTGCAGGGGAGCCCCTGGGCCAGGAGCCCACGGAGCAGAGTGGAGGAGAGCAGCCCCGGTCTGATGAGAGAGGAAGCTTGGCTGTCTCCCCAGCCAAGAAGAGGCCGAGAGTAGAGGGCCCAgtgccagaggaggaggaggagagtgtgAGCTGGAGCTGTGCTGTGTGGCACCGTGTCTGGATGGGCCGGCGCCGCGTCCGGCGCCAGCTCCGGCACCTGGGCAGCCCCCAGCCAGACACGGAGCAGGAGGCTGGCTCCCTGGAGGTGGAGGAGAAGGTGTCGGAGGCCATAATCCAGCAGGCAGAAGAGTCCCTGGGGGCAGAGCCGCTGCTGAGGTTCACGGCCTGTGCCCGGGTGGGTGGAGGCCAGGAGGACACACGGACCCTCCTGTATttcaccccagccccccagcagggCCCCCTGTTCCAGGACTTCTATCACTTTCTGCAGGGCTTTCTGCCCAGGATGGTGGAGCGGTATGTGGGCAGAGCAGCTTGGGGCAGGCAGTGA
- the TUT1 gene encoding speckle targeted PIP5K1A-regulated poly(A) polymerase isoform X2: MEPDVESLPRGGFRCRLCHVTTANKPSLQDHLQGKKHQRLESLRAKRQDQELRSVFVSGFHKGTSAPELSEYFQAFGGVASVVMDKDKGVYAIVELQDQEVMEKVLAQPEHCLGGQRLRVKPREKKEFKYMPPKKQGSAHHVQLSPEKLVQALCQADDVDAQMSQLVQLFELSESERRLRHLLVTLFQEVFSEFFPECAILPFGSSVNGFDIHGCDLDLFLDLEKTKTFQANAKEPQGAQAEKGAGPDSDSEDSILSDIDLTTATVPEVLELVAAVLRKCVPGVHSVQVVHSARRPVVKFCHKDSGLLGDISINNRLALCNTRFLQLCTEADERVRPLVYTLRYWAKQQALAGNRFGGGPLLNNYALTLLVLFFLQTRSPPALPTLAQLRELTEDKDQAIVDGWDCSFPQDMSRLEPSANTESLCSLLAEFFRVFGDHDFAGCVILLQEGRALPLPSFLLSEVGAKFKLGPFNVQDPFELSHNVAANVNEKIAQRFQHCCRDGAKYCRSLQYQRKSSKGKAWGLVRLFQPGVLEAEELGPDGLLITIPFMLMALSPGSRQQLCQARDFRRCWFDKVCAAITFVLKDVLKCSCVGPAGEPLGQEPTEQSGGEQPRSDERGSLAVSPAKKRPRVEGPVPEEEEESVSWSCAVWHRVWMGRRRVRRQLRHLGSPQPDTEQEAGSLEVEEKVSEAIIQQAEESLGAEPLLRFTACARVGGGQEDTRTLLYFTPAPQQGPLFQDFYHFLQGFLPRMVERYVGRAAWGRQ, translated from the exons ATGGAGCCGGATGTGGAGTCGCTGCCCCGCGGAGGCTTCCGTTGCCGACTCTGTCACGTGACTACGGCCAACA agcccagcctacAAGATCATCTGCAGGGAAAGAAGCACCAGCGGCTGGAGAGCTTACGTGCCAAACGTCAAGACCAGGAGCTGCGCAGTGTCTTTGTCAGTGGCTTCCACAAGGGTACATCAGCCCCTGAGCTGAGTGAGTACTTCCAGGCCTTTGGGGGCGTGGCCAGTGTGGTGATGGATAAAGACAAG GGGGTCTATGCTatagtggagctgcaggaccaggagGTGATGGAGAAGGTGCTGGCCCAGCCGGAGCATTGCCTGGGGGGGCAGCGGCTGCGGGTGAAGCCCCGGGAGAAGAAGGAATTCAAGTACATGCCTCCCAAGAAGCAGGGATCTGCACATCATGTACAACTGAGTCCTGAAAAGCTGGTCCAGGCACTGTGCCAGGCTGATGAT GTGGATGCCCAGATGTCACAGCTGGTGCAGCTGTTTGAGCTCTCTGAGAGCGAGAGGCGGCTGCGACACCTACTGGTCACCCTGTTCCAGGAGGTTTTCTCAGAGTTCTTCCCTG AGTGCGCCATCCTCCCGTTTGGCTCATCGGTGAATGGATTTGACATCCATGGCTGCGACCTGGATTTGTTCCTGGACCTggagaaaacaaaaaccttccaggCAAATGCAAAGGAACCCCAGGGGGCACAG GCCGAGAAAGGAGCAGGGCCAGACTCTGACTCAGAGGACTCCATCCTGAGTGACATTGATCTGACAACAGCGACGGTGCCCGAGGTGCTGGAGCTGGTGGCAGCTGTGCTACGGAAGTGCGTACCGGGTGTGCACAGTGTCCAGGTGGTGCACAGTGCCCGCCGCCCTGTTGTCAAGTTCTGCCACAAGGACTCGGGGCTGCTGGGAGACATCTCCATCAACAACAG GCTGGCTCTCTGCAATACGCGCTTCCTACAGCTCTGTACAGAGGCTGATGAGCGGGTGCGGCCCCTGGTCTACACGCTGCGCTACTGGGCCAAGCAGCAGGCCCTGGCAG GAAACCGCTTTGGGGGCGGCCCCCTCCTCAACAACTATGCACTGACCCTGCTGGTGCTGTTCTTCCTGCAGACGCGCAGCCCCCCGGCCTTGCCCACACTGGCCCAGCTCAGGGAGCTGACAG AGGATAAGGATCAGGCCATTGTGGACGGCTGGGATTGCAGCTTCCCCCAGGACATGTCGCGGCTGGAGCCCAGCGCCAACACGGAGAGTCTGT GTTCCCTCCTGGCTGAATTCTTCCGGGTCTTTGGGGACCATGACTTTGCCGGCTGCGTGATCTTGCTGCAGGAGGGTCGggcgctgcccctgcccagcttCCTGCTCTCAGAGGTGGGTGCCAAATTCAAGCTGGGTCCCTTCAACGTGCAGGACCCCTTCGAGCTGAGCCACAACGTGGCAGCCAACGTCAATGAGAAGATAGCGCAGCGGTTCCAGCACTGCTGCCGGGACGGGGCCAAGTACTGCCGCAGCCTGCAGTACCAGCGCAAATCCAGCAAGGGCAAGGCCTGGGGGCTGGTGCGGCTCTTCCAGCCAGGGGTGCtggaggctgaggagctgggccctGATGGGCTCCTCATCACCATCCCCTTCATGCTGATGGCGCTCTCCCCTGGGAGCCGGCAACAGCTGTGCCAGGCCAGGGACTTCCGGCGCTGCTGGTTTGACAAGGTGTGTGCCGCCATCACCTTCGTGCTGAAGGATGTGCTTAAGTGCAGCTGCGTGGGGCCTGCAGGGGAGCCCCTGGGCCAGGAGCCCACGGAGCAGAGTGGAGGAGAGCAGCCCCGGTCTGATGAGAGAGGAAGCTTGGCTGTCTCCCCAGCCAAGAAGAGGCCGAGAGTAGAGGGCCCAgtgccagaggaggaggaggagagtgtgAGCTGGAGCTGTGCTGTGTGGCACCGTGTCTGGATGGGCCGGCGCCGCGTCCGGCGCCAGCTCCGGCACCTGGGCAGCCCCCAGCCAGACACGGAGCAGGAGGCTGGCTCCCTGGAGGTGGAGGAGAAGGTGTCGGAGGCCATAATCCAGCAGGCAGAAGAGTCCCTGGGGGCAGAGCCGCTGCTGAGGTTCACGGCCTGTGCCCGGGTGGGTGGAGGCCAGGAGGACACACGGACCCTCCTGTATttcaccccagccccccagcagggCCCCCTGTTCCAGGACTTCTATCACTTTCTGCAGGGCTTTCTGCCCAGGATGGTGGAGCGGTATGTGGGCAGAGCAGCTTGGGGCAGGCAGTGA
- the TUT1 gene encoding speckle targeted PIP5K1A-regulated poly(A) polymerase isoform X3: MDKDKGVYAIVELQDQEVMEKVLAQPEHCLGGQRLRVKPREKKEFKYMPPKKQGSAHHVQLSPEKLVQALCQADDVDAQMSQLVQLFELSESERRLRHLLVTLFQEVFSEFFPECAILPFGSSVNGFDIHGCDLDLFLDLEKTKTFQANAKEPQGAQAEKGAGPDSDSEDSILSDIDLTTATVPEVLELVAAVLRKCVPGVHSVQVVHSARRPVVKFCHKDSGLLGDISINNRLALCNTRFLQLCTEADERVRPLVYTLRYWAKQQALAGNRFGGGPLLNNYALTLLVLFFLQTRSPPALPTLAQLRELTEDKDQAIVDGWDCSFPQDMSRLEPSANTESLCSLLAEFFRVFGDHDFAGCVILLQEGRALPLPSFLLSEVGAKFKLGPFNVQDPFELSHNVAANVNEKIAQRFQHCCRDGAKYCRSLQYQRKSSKGKAWGLVRLFQPGVLEAEELGPDGLLITIPFMLMALSPGSRQQLCQARDFRRCWFDKVCAAITFVLKDVLKCSCVGPAGEPLGQEPTEQSGGEQPRSDERGSLAVSPAKKRPRVEGPVPEEEEESVSWSCAVWHRVWMGRRRVRRQLRHLGSPQPDTEQEAGSLEVEEKVSEAIIQQAEESLGAEPLLRFTACARVGGGQEDTRTLLYFTPAPQQGPLFQDFYHFLQGFLPRMVERYVGRAAWGRQ; encoded by the exons ATGGATAAAGACAAG GGGGTCTATGCTatagtggagctgcaggaccaggagGTGATGGAGAAGGTGCTGGCCCAGCCGGAGCATTGCCTGGGGGGGCAGCGGCTGCGGGTGAAGCCCCGGGAGAAGAAGGAATTCAAGTACATGCCTCCCAAGAAGCAGGGATCTGCACATCATGTACAACTGAGTCCTGAAAAGCTGGTCCAGGCACTGTGCCAGGCTGATGAT GTGGATGCCCAGATGTCACAGCTGGTGCAGCTGTTTGAGCTCTCTGAGAGCGAGAGGCGGCTGCGACACCTACTGGTCACCCTGTTCCAGGAGGTTTTCTCAGAGTTCTTCCCTG AGTGCGCCATCCTCCCGTTTGGCTCATCGGTGAATGGATTTGACATCCATGGCTGCGACCTGGATTTGTTCCTGGACCTggagaaaacaaaaaccttccaggCAAATGCAAAGGAACCCCAGGGGGCACAG GCCGAGAAAGGAGCAGGGCCAGACTCTGACTCAGAGGACTCCATCCTGAGTGACATTGATCTGACAACAGCGACGGTGCCCGAGGTGCTGGAGCTGGTGGCAGCTGTGCTACGGAAGTGCGTACCGGGTGTGCACAGTGTCCAGGTGGTGCACAGTGCCCGCCGCCCTGTTGTCAAGTTCTGCCACAAGGACTCGGGGCTGCTGGGAGACATCTCCATCAACAACAG GCTGGCTCTCTGCAATACGCGCTTCCTACAGCTCTGTACAGAGGCTGATGAGCGGGTGCGGCCCCTGGTCTACACGCTGCGCTACTGGGCCAAGCAGCAGGCCCTGGCAG GAAACCGCTTTGGGGGCGGCCCCCTCCTCAACAACTATGCACTGACCCTGCTGGTGCTGTTCTTCCTGCAGACGCGCAGCCCCCCGGCCTTGCCCACACTGGCCCAGCTCAGGGAGCTGACAG AGGATAAGGATCAGGCCATTGTGGACGGCTGGGATTGCAGCTTCCCCCAGGACATGTCGCGGCTGGAGCCCAGCGCCAACACGGAGAGTCTGT GTTCCCTCCTGGCTGAATTCTTCCGGGTCTTTGGGGACCATGACTTTGCCGGCTGCGTGATCTTGCTGCAGGAGGGTCGggcgctgcccctgcccagcttCCTGCTCTCAGAGGTGGGTGCCAAATTCAAGCTGGGTCCCTTCAACGTGCAGGACCCCTTCGAGCTGAGCCACAACGTGGCAGCCAACGTCAATGAGAAGATAGCGCAGCGGTTCCAGCACTGCTGCCGGGACGGGGCCAAGTACTGCCGCAGCCTGCAGTACCAGCGCAAATCCAGCAAGGGCAAGGCCTGGGGGCTGGTGCGGCTCTTCCAGCCAGGGGTGCtggaggctgaggagctgggccctGATGGGCTCCTCATCACCATCCCCTTCATGCTGATGGCGCTCTCCCCTGGGAGCCGGCAACAGCTGTGCCAGGCCAGGGACTTCCGGCGCTGCTGGTTTGACAAGGTGTGTGCCGCCATCACCTTCGTGCTGAAGGATGTGCTTAAGTGCAGCTGCGTGGGGCCTGCAGGGGAGCCCCTGGGCCAGGAGCCCACGGAGCAGAGTGGAGGAGAGCAGCCCCGGTCTGATGAGAGAGGAAGCTTGGCTGTCTCCCCAGCCAAGAAGAGGCCGAGAGTAGAGGGCCCAgtgccagaggaggaggaggagagtgtgAGCTGGAGCTGTGCTGTGTGGCACCGTGTCTGGATGGGCCGGCGCCGCGTCCGGCGCCAGCTCCGGCACCTGGGCAGCCCCCAGCCAGACACGGAGCAGGAGGCTGGCTCCCTGGAGGTGGAGGAGAAGGTGTCGGAGGCCATAATCCAGCAGGCAGAAGAGTCCCTGGGGGCAGAGCCGCTGCTGAGGTTCACGGCCTGTGCCCGGGTGGGTGGAGGCCAGGAGGACACACGGACCCTCCTGTATttcaccccagccccccagcagggCCCCCTGTTCCAGGACTTCTATCACTTTCTGCAGGGCTTTCTGCCCAGGATGGTGGAGCGGTATGTGGGCAGAGCAGCTTGGGGCAGGCAGTGA